A part of Dasypus novemcinctus isolate mDasNov1 chromosome 7, mDasNov1.1.hap2, whole genome shotgun sequence genomic DNA contains:
- the SEPTIN2 gene encoding septin-2 isoform X1 gives MSKQQPTQFVNPETPGYVGFANLPNQVHRKSVKKGFEFTLMVVGESGLGKSTLINSLFLTDLYPERIIPGAAEKIERTVQIEASTVEIEERGVKLRLTVVDTPGYGDAINCRDCFKTIISYIDEQFERYLHDESGLNRRHIVDNRVHCCFYFISPFGHGLKPLDVAFMKAIHNKVNIVPVIAKADTLTLKERERLKKRILDEIEEHNIKIYHLPDAESDEDEDFKEQTRLLKASIPFSVVGSNQLIEAKGKKVRGRLYPWGVVEVENPEHNDFLKLRTMLITHMQDLQEVTQDLHYENFRSERLKRGGRKVENEDMNKDQILLEKEAELRRMQEMIARMQAQMQMQMQGGDGDGSSHGHHV, from the exons ATGTCTAAG CAGCAACCAACTCAGTTTGTGAATCCAGAAACTCCTGGCTATGTTGGATTTGCAAATCTTCCCAATCAAGTGCACCGAAAATCCGTAAAAAAAGGTTTCGAGTTCACACTAATGGTGGTCG gtGAATCTGGTCTAGGAAAATCAACTCTCATAAACAGCCTTTTCTTGACTGATCTCTATCCAGAAAGAATCATACCCGGAGCAGCAG AGAAAATTGAAAGAACTGTCCAAATTGAGGCTTCAACGGTTGAGATTGAAGAGCGAGGGGTCAAGCTGCGCCTGACTGTGGTGGACACGCCCGGCTACGGCGATGCCATCAACTGCAGAGACTG TTTTAAGACTATTATCTCCTACATCGACGAGCAGTTTGAACGGTACCTGCATGACGAGAGTGGGCTGAATCGTCGGCACATCGTAGACAACAGAGTGCACTGCTGCTTTTACTTTATTTCACCTTTTGGACATGG actTAAACCCTTAGATGTTGCATTTATGAAGGCAATCCACAATAAAGTGAACattgtacctgtcattgcaaaaGCTGACACACTGACTCTGAAGGAAAGGGAGCGACTGAAGAAAAGG ATTCTGGATGAAATTGAAGAACATAACATCAAAATCTATCACTTACCTGATGCAGAATCTGATGAAGATGAGGATTTTAAAGAGCAGACTAGACTTCTCAAG GCCAGCATTCCGTTTTCTGTGGTGGGGTCCAATCAGCTGATTGAAGCCAAAGGCAAGAAGGTCAGGGGCCGCCTCTACCCATGGGGAGTCGTGGAGGTGGAGAACCCCGAGCACAACGACTTCCTGAAGCTGAGGACGATGCTCAT caCGCACATGCAGGACCTGCAGGAGGTTACCCAGGACCTTCACTACGAGAACTTCCGCTCCGAGAGGCTCAAGCGGGGCGGCAG GAAGGTAGAGAATGAGGATATGAATAAAGACCAGATTTTGTTGGAAAAGGAAGCTGAA CTTCGTCGCATGCAGGAGATGATTGCAAGAATGCAGGCACAGATGCAGATGCAAATGCAGGGGGGAGATGGCGATGGCAGTTCTCACGGGCACCACGTGTAA
- the SEPTIN2 gene encoding septin-2 isoform X2 has translation MSKQPTQFVNPETPGYVGFANLPNQVHRKSVKKGFEFTLMVVGESGLGKSTLINSLFLTDLYPERIIPGAAEKIERTVQIEASTVEIEERGVKLRLTVVDTPGYGDAINCRDCFKTIISYIDEQFERYLHDESGLNRRHIVDNRVHCCFYFISPFGHGLKPLDVAFMKAIHNKVNIVPVIAKADTLTLKERERLKKRILDEIEEHNIKIYHLPDAESDEDEDFKEQTRLLKASIPFSVVGSNQLIEAKGKKVRGRLYPWGVVEVENPEHNDFLKLRTMLITHMQDLQEVTQDLHYENFRSERLKRGGRKVENEDMNKDQILLEKEAELRRMQEMIARMQAQMQMQMQGGDGDGSSHGHHV, from the exons ATGTCTAAG CAACCAACTCAGTTTGTGAATCCAGAAACTCCTGGCTATGTTGGATTTGCAAATCTTCCCAATCAAGTGCACCGAAAATCCGTAAAAAAAGGTTTCGAGTTCACACTAATGGTGGTCG gtGAATCTGGTCTAGGAAAATCAACTCTCATAAACAGCCTTTTCTTGACTGATCTCTATCCAGAAAGAATCATACCCGGAGCAGCAG AGAAAATTGAAAGAACTGTCCAAATTGAGGCTTCAACGGTTGAGATTGAAGAGCGAGGGGTCAAGCTGCGCCTGACTGTGGTGGACACGCCCGGCTACGGCGATGCCATCAACTGCAGAGACTG TTTTAAGACTATTATCTCCTACATCGACGAGCAGTTTGAACGGTACCTGCATGACGAGAGTGGGCTGAATCGTCGGCACATCGTAGACAACAGAGTGCACTGCTGCTTTTACTTTATTTCACCTTTTGGACATGG actTAAACCCTTAGATGTTGCATTTATGAAGGCAATCCACAATAAAGTGAACattgtacctgtcattgcaaaaGCTGACACACTGACTCTGAAGGAAAGGGAGCGACTGAAGAAAAGG ATTCTGGATGAAATTGAAGAACATAACATCAAAATCTATCACTTACCTGATGCAGAATCTGATGAAGATGAGGATTTTAAAGAGCAGACTAGACTTCTCAAG GCCAGCATTCCGTTTTCTGTGGTGGGGTCCAATCAGCTGATTGAAGCCAAAGGCAAGAAGGTCAGGGGCCGCCTCTACCCATGGGGAGTCGTGGAGGTGGAGAACCCCGAGCACAACGACTTCCTGAAGCTGAGGACGATGCTCAT caCGCACATGCAGGACCTGCAGGAGGTTACCCAGGACCTTCACTACGAGAACTTCCGCTCCGAGAGGCTCAAGCGGGGCGGCAG GAAGGTAGAGAATGAGGATATGAATAAAGACCAGATTTTGTTGGAAAAGGAAGCTGAA CTTCGTCGCATGCAGGAGATGATTGCAAGAATGCAGGCACAGATGCAGATGCAAATGCAGGGGGGAGATGGCGATGGCAGTTCTCACGGGCACCACGTGTAA
- the SEPTIN2 gene encoding septin-2 isoform X3 produces MKAIHNKVNIVPVIAKADTLTLKERERLKKRILDEIEEHNIKIYHLPDAESDEDEDFKEQTRLLKASIPFSVVGSNQLIEAKGKKVRGRLYPWGVVEVENPEHNDFLKLRTMLITHMQDLQEVTQDLHYENFRSERLKRGGRKVENEDMNKDQILLEKEAELRRMQEMIARMQAQMQMQMQGGDGDGSSHGHHV; encoded by the exons ATGAAGGCAATCCACAATAAAGTGAACattgtacctgtcattgcaaaaGCTGACACACTGACTCTGAAGGAAAGGGAGCGACTGAAGAAAAGG ATTCTGGATGAAATTGAAGAACATAACATCAAAATCTATCACTTACCTGATGCAGAATCTGATGAAGATGAGGATTTTAAAGAGCAGACTAGACTTCTCAAG GCCAGCATTCCGTTTTCTGTGGTGGGGTCCAATCAGCTGATTGAAGCCAAAGGCAAGAAGGTCAGGGGCCGCCTCTACCCATGGGGAGTCGTGGAGGTGGAGAACCCCGAGCACAACGACTTCCTGAAGCTGAGGACGATGCTCAT caCGCACATGCAGGACCTGCAGGAGGTTACCCAGGACCTTCACTACGAGAACTTCCGCTCCGAGAGGCTCAAGCGGGGCGGCAG GAAGGTAGAGAATGAGGATATGAATAAAGACCAGATTTTGTTGGAAAAGGAAGCTGAA CTTCGTCGCATGCAGGAGATGATTGCAAGAATGCAGGCACAGATGCAGATGCAAATGCAGGGGGGAGATGGCGATGGCAGTTCTCACGGGCACCACGTGTAA